Part of the Vigna unguiculata cultivar IT97K-499-35 chromosome 3, ASM411807v1, whole genome shotgun sequence genome, aagctTAATCCATGTAAGATGCATGGTTAGGAGTTGTAACTTCAAAACTTTGTGAAGTGAAAGAGGCAAAAGGCGAAAAGGATaacaatcatattttaatttcaactattttttatttatcaacaaatatcagaaattaatattttcgttAATGAAAGAGGtgaatttacaatttttttattaaaggaaaaagcTAAACCTACAATTTCTCTTGTCTCTTTTGAagttttatgattaaattaatttgatagttTGGGAAATTAAGGAGATGTAGCTATAGTGTAGAAGAGAAGTGGAGTGTGTGTGCAAGCTGGAATGAGATGGAGATgttataaaaacacattgatgGGCCAACTTACCAAATATGTGATGATGGACATGCTAAATCAACATGTGTGTATGGCTATGACACTCAAATTTGATGCCTCCATTTAATGTCTGTGTTGTGTTTCTCACCTGTGGAAGACCTTGCAGCTATTAATTAATGCATTTGATTACATAGAAGCAGTGAAAACGTGAGGGGTGGTCCATTCCTTACAATTGCGTGACAACTATTATGAGTCACTTCAATTAGACTACTGCTATTAATGAATCACTAGACTAGTAAaactttcttttactttttaacatCCAAACTTCTCTCCTACTTCTTTTTACTCCACATTTCCGCCATTTATTATACATTATCATTTtagtcaaaatattaaatttcaatttatgataatatatgtttattgttAGAATCACAAAAAGTCGAATCGAATACAGCTACTACTTATctgttatataattaaaaacaaaaaattttcgGTTATCCACTTATTtacttgttaaatatttatttaaatattattcgtaatttttgttttaaaatttgtaagtacttacgaatattttaaaaaattatatttaataattttttgaataaaattataaaaagtataaaagtaatattaatttaatttaattttaattaaatttaatctaataaaatataaattaatttttaattttaattaaatttaatataataaaatatgaattaaattttatttttatatttttttatgaataatctTGTgagttcaaataatattatacttgcacttaatctatatatataaaaaaatataaaaatatttattatccgaaataataaatattcacatGTCATATTTAtctattacaaattttatttacaggacacatatatttttatcctcctaatattattatatatattaaggatgactttttGGTTAGGAAGAAGATGGGTCGGTGGAAGCATTGGCATAAACCCATGATATTGTGTTGAGAAAAGGGGAAAATTTGAGATGGAGTTGCTGGCATGCCAAGTGTCAACCACTTGTGACCACTGTATACTACAACTATAACCAGTATTTTTTGTCTACCAACATGCTTGCACCATTGTTTCTAGATGCCACGCGCCATCttcactttctttcttctttcatttcagctagcagaaaaagaaatgtaagaaaaaatttgGGTATAACGGGAGGCTGTTTGGATAGAGTAAAATATgttcataattatattatttaaaattcatcGATAAAACAAAGacacaattataataaaaatttgacgaataattataaataaatatttactaataaatttaaattatcgaTAATCACAGacaaatattttgttatcactaatttattaattcaaataatcaactaatttttactattacaGATTCATCGATCAATAATTAgtgatttgtaatttttttatgacataAAACAGATTTACTTAATCTAAGGAAAAGAGTGATATAatctaagaaaaatatttacttcGTTTAAgattataacttatttaactTTTCCTCCAATGAAACATAAAACTACTAAATTTGTAACACCACCTTcacaaaaactatttatttaaatgtatttcaagAGCAACTTTCAAATATATCCGAATTAATCGCTCAGTCTTATATATATGTGAGATGATAGATTAATCAATATTCTCTTCTTTGTTGCATAACGGTTGTGGAGAATGTAGattaatctttaaatatttgaaacatttGTCTTTCACACACAAGAAAAGGTGCTTGGTTGGTTAATGcttttttatccaaatattaACCTACCCAACCATAAGTTATGTGCTGTGTTGTGTATTTTGCTACGTTGtttatttagtatattaaaataatatatgtattacTGTTAGGTTTTAAATATTGTTGGCCCAAAAGGTCCTTTAAACAAATAGTTTTGTATGATGTTAATACAAAGATATATCTTCTTTGAGTTTTTCTATAttgtgataaatataatttaaaaaattaaaggttGTCACaacatttttactaaaatatgtttttaatcatttaattttttgatgaaaattggaattaatctCTCCTTGAAATTTAGTCCAATTTAGTTTCTCAACTTTAAAAGTGTTTGAATATgattcttttaaccaaattttgttaagtttatttaacgtttcaaacttgttttatgataatatatgagttttttatatcatttgacACGTTTTCACTTTAATGTTAGATTTGAAATGAGTTTAAAAccttaaataaacttaacaaaatttgactaaAATGACTCAATTCACACACTTTAATTAGTCcaaaatgttgaaaaaaaattaattcaaattttcactaaaaataaagaaaccaaaaatatatttaatatttaatatattaattatgacgtgacataataaaatatacccACAcgaattttattacatttactattaattagaataaaacagtatattataattcttattttacccaaatgaattaagaaaatgaatcaaattgatagctttatcatacaattatacAATGAGTCTAATCAAATaggaatctattttttaaacaaagttttcttttttccattaGATTAATCTTATTATTAAGGCATGTTTGTATTGGGggatatgatatttttattctaatttcaAATTATGACGATGAATATGTATTTTGATCTTTGCAATTTTTTAACATGTGAATATTTATAAAGTCATGGAATTCTCAAACTGAAAGTTGACAATTATATGGTTTGGaggaaataaattttctttatatggATCAGATGGACATCAGATGTGCTATTAGGACCCCAAAAACCAGACTATTGATGTCAACTCGTTTTTATccaaaaattttatacattttggtactaaatttaaaataatttaacctaacaatattaaatattttttatatattaaacgaAGTTAGAACATGTCAAATgttgtaaacaactcaaacgtGAATCTAAAATATCATACGACATACATCCaaaaaatttaactcaattGAGTTAGATgagtgtatttatttatttttaaaatttagaaaccaaattatattgataaagataaattcaaatttcgaataaaaatttaataattaaaaacatattcaatcctaatactagaaaaaaatagaagagaTAAATCATCTTCAACATTCATAAATAACAACATTTTCGTTGGAATCATAGATTCTATTTACTAGCATGTCAAATACCTGTACTCAAAATTATAGATGAAAATTTTAGTATATTCGATGAATCTTTTCTTATTACCttcataatgtaattttcatctttaaaaCTTAATGTGATTAAGGGAGTGCATGATCATATCTACACAGGGATGTTGTggttcaataaaaaaattaaaattaatgtttaaaaatattataaattaacacATAATATATACGAAGACAAGAAATTATGTTCATAACCttcttatatttgaatatttcaattaaaaatgacGGCaacaaatactttgaaaaacataaaatatcatattaaaagttaaaatttcagtacaccaaaatatataacatatattaaactTGTAATCCAGGTAAGTACATGTTTGTCTTGGATAGCGtagagaaaacaaaacaaaagaaaactaaaactaaTATTGGGAGTCCCGTTTTCGAATTTGGCGCCACAAAAAAGGAGTCCTAACGGTCAAAAGTAGCGCTAGGAGGGGATGTTGTGAGAaccaacaaagaaaaaaaaaaaagcgggaGTCTGGAAAGAACGATAGCGGGTCCCAGGAGTTGTGAAGAATGGAAGGAGTTCTCACGCTTCCTCCCACTCTGCCCTTTACCCACTGCCAAAAGACATTGTGCTTCCCATTTTCAAAtcctttcaaattttcaaacacCCTGCGTGCGTGGCCCATATGCACTCTTTAGGTCCACAATATCTACGCGGATCCTCTCCTTCTCCCTCCTTTGCCGCCAACATTCCTCTCTTCCCGCCACACCTTCTCACGTCAAATCACGCCCCTTTCCTTTGTCTCTTCCAAAACCCACATtccctctctttctctctctctctctatttaTCGCAACGCTTGCGTTGCATGTGACCTAAGAAATGGGTCCCTCCCTCCATCACCTTCTCTCTCCACTGTCTAATGCTTGTTTCCAATTTCAAAAACAACCACCCTTACCATCAAACATCATCTATCAACCAAAAACTAAACAAACAAAACATCATAATTAACCTCATTCTCCACACCTCCCTCCACGACTCATCTCTCATACGTGCGCCTATGTTCTTCGCAACCAATCCAATTACTCCTTTTCAATACCCACCACTTATTATCTTTAATAATCAACTAAATCATACCTAATCGATTACTAtacctaaaaaatatatataattttttttataaccaatgtTTCAAACTTTAAACATTTTCTTCTCTATACACATGAACACATGCAAAGGTTATTTATTCTCCCATTATATTGTagtcattattttttgttatgagaTTTTGAACTGGCTTTAAACCAAACATATTCAGtgttagtaaaattaaaacatttatataaactaCTTATTTTCATCATTGACTCTCTCACCTATACCCTCTCTGtatgattttttctttcaactcaCGGCCGACTTttgacaacaacaaaacaatcaTTGCTTGAATATTATATGAATACTAAATCGATTTGATAGAAGcgtatttattattactattatgttCCAAAATATTAgcaatatattttactttatgtttcaattttaaaGATAGAGAGATTAGAATCTTTGGAATTAATTAAAAAGGTCCTGGTCTTTACCGTTACtgtaacataataaaaatagacatatatttgttttaaataacaGGAAAAACCGTATAATAACTTTCACTGTAATTAGTACAACATATACAATTTGTTGTTTCCTACCATATTTATCTTGCTAATAAAGGAAATGATTTTATGTTATGGTTTAAAAGAGAGAAATGCAGATGCTGTCGAGGGGaaactaattatatataattactaaTCGAAGATAATTTGAATGTTGTGCATGAGGAATATAAGGAAAATGAGGATGGAAAAAGAATGAGTATATAGGGTTTTTTAACAGCACAAAAAAACGTATAATAAATTTCAGTGTAATAACATACACCATTATTTGATTCTAACACATATTATGTTGCTAATAAAggaaatgatttaatttttaatttaagaacgGCAATGGAGATGGCGTTGagtgaaaattaattaaggaTAATTTGAATCTTGTGAATGACGGAGATAAGGAAAGTATGGATGAAACAAGAATGAGTATATAGGGTTATAAGGAAAGACAATAATGAAATTAAGAGGAGAGacagaaatagaaaaaaaaaaaaaagagaaagttgGCCAAAAACAAGAGACGGAGGAAATGCCTATAAGAGCGGGGTTGTCACGTGCCTACGTCATAATTAATCACACCGTAATTACCAAGATTACTCGATTGTTACTATGGCCCCAATATGCCACGTGGCTGGAGCCCACTGGTGTACCCCTCTTCCGTTGGCACTGTGCTGTTGAGTCCAAAGCACGCAAAGGAGCACAAGTAAGTTCCACGTGTCGTCCCAGCTGGACCATAACTGCCCCGATTTGTGTGTCTTCGTGGTTGGTTTACCCGCTGGTGAAGATAACGCGGTGAAACAGTAAGTTGGGTCAGGACGGGCAAGCCATGTCATGCTGCCCGCGTAGCCTAGGCGTGgcctataattaaaatttaaataaggaaataaaataaaatagagataGTAGGAAGTAAAAgtcataaataatataaataggtATTATGTGCGGTTTTAGAAAGGGGCAGAGGTAAGATCAAGGCGTGGGTTGCGCTaggagaagagagagaagggaagTAGCACTCGCACTCTCACAGCAAGGCACAGCGAATGCGAGCAAGTTTGGTAAGATTTGTTTATGGCGATTTGATCGAAGGAGGTAGTGCGCATTAAAAGCCACCGTTTGGAATTTTAAGGCAACTTTATCTACTACAGTATATAACTTCTGCCCAGCTTCCACACCCAGACACATCACCAGAATTTACTGTACCGTCTTATTCATTCACCGCCTCACGTCGTTTCGGGTGGTGGTTATTCTTGCTGCTGCCAAAACCGCTCCGCTGTAACCTCTTTTCGTCAGGTTTTATTCTTTCCTCGCTGGGTTTCTTTAGCTGCAAACAAAATACTCCACGTTTCAACCGCAGACATGGAGTGGACACCATGTACGGATGAGTACGAGAAGCTCGTAATTCGCATGAGCACTCCCAGGTTTGTCTAATCAACTTCAATTCttacttctttctcttttctgttttttttttctgtttttttttttcttttgccctTTTTCTTCATGCCCCTGATCAAACAATTTTTGTAGGGGTGGTTTTCCTTTCACGGGTTTTTCAGAATCTTATTGAATGTTTTGTTTAGTGTTCTTCTTTCATACTTTTCTgccttttttttctccttttgtcAAAATTTTTCGTAATTCCAAACCCCTCATTATGATTTTTAAGTCTAGAACCGCAACTTGTTTCGAAATTAattgctattttatttttctgtttgtGTGAAATTGTTAACTTGTTGCGTGCCTTGGatttaatgatttaattttctaatcATATCTGACTGTGTCAAGAATCGTGAACATCTCGAAGGGGAGAAAAGTATGTTTTATCTAATCCTCATCGCTTTTGTCTAATTGATTTGTGCCGACAACtgtattttaacaattttctgacttttctttctttatcgtGTCTCATGACTCCATTGCCCCTTTTCTTCCAGAATGTTTTTCTTCATTCACAttactttatcatttttattgtgttctCATTCATTCCTAGAAATTCGGCTTTAAAAAGTTGTAACTACGCTGACTTTGACCTTTTATTGCGAAACAGGGTTGTCATAGATAATGCCGTGTGCTCCACCGCAACAATAGTCAAGGTAAACCCAGCAAGAAAATCCGtcatttgtttcttttcttctcaaATTGTTGGTTTTCATGTAAAAATTAGGGAAATTATAAACTAATGTATTCTCTTTGATAAAAATGTGTAGGTTGATAGCGGCAGAAAACATGGGATTCTTTTGGATGCCGTACAAGTGCTTTCTGATCTAAATCTTTCAATTAAGAAGGCTTACATTTCCTCTGATGGAAGATGGTTCATGGATGGTAAGCTAATTTTCCCCTCTTTGTGGTATTGGTAATTTTTAGTCCGTGTGCTCTAATCTCTGCCTTGAATTGAATTTACAGTTTTTCATGTTACCGATCAAAACGGAAACAAGCTAACCGATCAGAGCGTTTTGAATTATATTGAACAGGTAATAATTAATTTGGCCTTCTATTTTATCTTCGAAGTTCGGTACTCTCCGAAGTTGTTTTCCAGTTATGGGTctgaattgttttaaaaataatcgcAACCTGAATTGTGTTGTTTTTATGTTATGTATCAGTCGCTTGGCGGAATTCACAATGGGAGTACAAATGTCTTAAACGGTCTCACTATCCTTGAATTGACCGGCACGGACCGCGTTGGTCTTCTTTCGGAGGTGTTTGCTGTGCTAGCTGAGCAGCAATGTGATGTGGTTAATGCTAAGGTTTGGACTCACAATGGCCGGATTGCCTCCTTAATCTATGTGAAAGACAGCAGTTCTGGGACTCTTATCGAGGATTCTCACAGAATTAAAACCATTGAAGCACGTTTAAGAAATGTTTTAAAGGGTGACAATGATATTAGAAGTGCGAAAACCTCCTTCACCAACGCCGTTGTGCACACAGAAAGAAGGCTGCACCAGATGATGTACGCTGATCGTGATTACCAGAGGAATCCCATTTTCAAGTTTACTTCTGATATCCCAGTAGTCACCGTCCAAAATTGGGCCGAAAGGGGTTATTCGGTTGTGAATGTGCAGTGCAAGGATCGAATTAAACTTTTGTTTGATGTGGTCTGTAATTTGACCGACATGGAATATGTTGTGTTCCATGGAACTGCCAAGACAACAGTTGACCAAGCGTATCTGGTAATTATGCATAATCAATTGTTATTTTTTGGTCGGTTACTTGGTTTACATGCTAAGTTGAACGGAAATGATTTGACTACAGGAGTTTTATATAAGACACAAGGATGGCACTCCAATTAGTTCAGAACCAGAACGTCATCGTGTGATTCAATGCTTGCAAGCTGCTGTGGAGAGAAGGGCATTTGAGGTATGGTGTTGTTGGTGGTTAAGTTATTGACTTGTggtgtttatataaattgattaattaaatgGTGTTTGTTTTGGATATAGGGTGTTATGCTAGAGTTATGTACGGAGGATAGACAGGGGCTTCTAGCAGAAGTGATGAGAACTTTTCGAGAGAATGGGCTTAATGTGACAAGGGCGGAGATATCTACGATTGGGGACAGGACATCAAATGTGTTTTATGTAACGGATGCGATCGGATACCCTGCGGATCCAAAAATGATCGAATCTGTTAGGCAGAAAGTTGGATTGAGCCATTTAAAAGTGAAGGAGTTAGCATTGGTATGCGAGGAGAAAGCAGAAAGGGAAGATGAAGCAGTTGGGGTTGGTGGGGCAGTGTTGCTGTGTCTGGGGAGCCTCGTGAGAAGGAATCTATACAATTTGGGTTTGATAAAATCGTGCTCTTAAAAGCGGAAAGGGGCTGTGAGAGAGTGTGGAAGATATTTGCAACTTTTAGAGCATAATATTCTTTGCTTGAGGTTTGAGGTTTGTGTACATAATAAGTAAAGGTGGAATTTGGTGATAGTAGTTGTTCGTTggttgggttggatttggtagGTGAAATCTGATCATATACAGCTGGGATGCTTTGCGTCCCTACCATTTTAAATGCTTTGCGTGAAGAGGGGAAGTATTTTGGAGGAGCTTGTGTCGGCCTTgctaaaacttaattaataggAGTATTGGATTCTTTGGTGGCATAGGAAAATACAGTTAGATGCAGGACAAATTTTTGTACATAACGGCCTAccaattattatcattatttaatataagtgCTTCACTCCATTCTTTAATTTAACTGTCTCTCTGCATGCTCTTAAACATTGTTAGTTGCTTTGCGGTGCCCAATCTTGTTTCTTTCCTCCTTTTGGCCCCACCTATCATGTGTCTTCGACACTACTAAAGGATTTGAAGAGGTAATAAGTTATCTGCATAATCAGAATGATGTTAACATGCTTGAATGGCAGATAATATTTTATCTCAATAGCGGTATAAAATTTAAGGAAATCTGtcctaatatataatatataatacaatataatgaTGCTCTACGACTGTAAGACATAttacgataaaaaaaaaattataattaaaagagaagaaattgAATGGAATAGTATTATATTTTAGACACCGTCTCTGCgagagtaatttattttatatttatatataatcaaattcctcgtttattttctttatttctcttacctctttaattatttctttttacttaGCACATTAGTAAGTATATACTTGagcttttattactttttgtgttttacaaatattttaaacaaattttaacaacttCCCAACAGaacttaatttttcaaaaaagaagACAGATATGGATAAAAATGAGTTGTGATgtcttttaaaacaattttaaaatcatattgACTCGTCTTTGATATTTTTCcatgtttttgaaaattttcgtTGTCCTTTTCGTGCCAAGTTAGGGGAATCAAGATTGATCTTGAACATTAATCACTTGTGTCTTGATTCTGAAACAGTTTGCAAATTGGTGACGGAAGAGAACACGATATACTCAGTGGgaaaatgtctttttttttagtaatttgaCTTGTTAGGATAGTGTTAAGGAAAATGAGAAGTGAAAGGAAAGACGTTTGAATGTTTGTGTTTgattagaaataagaaaaaaaaatgaaaacaatcaTTGTTATGCAATAAAAACCtttgattataatattattttaattttaaaattcaaaactttttcctttaaaatttgGTGTTAGTTAGAACCTTAGCACCTTAGATTACTAGTGCATAAttagttataatatatttataattgattctTAGATTTAAGTATGTTTCCAAGATTTTAAGTTGTCACCGTTCGAAGGTGTGAATATAAGACTTTGACTGAGAAGATCAGTATGATGAACGAATAAAGGGATCGTGTCGGTCAATT contains:
- the LOC114178671 gene encoding ACT domain-containing protein ACR8-like, whose translation is MEWTPCTDEYEKLVIRMSTPRVVIDNAVCSTATIVKVDSGRKHGILLDAVQVLSDLNLSIKKAYISSDGRWFMDVFHVTDQNGNKLTDQSVLNYIEQSLGGIHNGSTNVLNGLTILELTGTDRVGLLSEVFAVLAEQQCDVVNAKVWTHNGRIASLIYVKDSSSGTLIEDSHRIKTIEARLRNVLKGDNDIRSAKTSFTNAVVHTERRLHQMMYADRDYQRNPIFKFTSDIPVVTVQNWAERGYSVVNVQCKDRIKLLFDVVCNLTDMEYVVFHGTAKTTVDQAYLEFYIRHKDGTPISSEPERHRVIQCLQAAVERRAFEGVMLELCTEDRQGLLAEVMRTFRENGLNVTRAEISTIGDRTSNVFYVTDAIGYPADPKMIESVRQKVGLSHLKVKELALVCEEKAEREDEAVGVGGAVLLCLGSLVRRNLYNLGLIKSCS